The following proteins are encoded in a genomic region of Haloarcula marina:
- a CDS encoding succinate dehydrogenase hydrophobic membrane anchor subunit → MAEHYSSFERGGRRWLLQRLTAVFLIGVLAFHFMLLHFVNHAADITFAGTQARMGQISYFATMWLFLVTATFHGVNGVYNALVNQGISGSQKTAVKYVLVVAGLLLVAQGTRVALAMNGFL, encoded by the coding sequence ATGGCCGAACACTACTCGTCCTTCGAGCGGGGCGGCCGTCGCTGGCTCCTGCAGCGTCTGACGGCGGTGTTCCTCATCGGCGTCCTCGCGTTCCACTTCATGCTGTTGCACTTCGTCAACCACGCGGCGGACATCACCTTCGCTGGGACGCAGGCGCGGATGGGACAGATTAGCTACTTCGCGACGATGTGGCTATTCCTCGTGACGGCGACGTTCCACGGCGTCAACGGCGTCTACAACGCCCTCGTCAATCAGGGCATCAGCGGATCACAGAAGACCGCAGTGAAGTACGTCCTCGTCGTCGCGGGCCTGCTTCTCGTCGCCCAGGGCACGCGGGTCGCACTCGCGATGAACGGGTTCCTCTAA
- a CDS encoding succinate dehydrogenase/fumarate reductase iron-sulfur subunit has protein sequence MSTQIEQQETETEEQEAEPEVESPGDRRRAAKRQRQTERDIQRETEEETLDDEETVTLKVFRYDPEVEGKQEPRFDDFAVPFHKGMTVLDALIYARDRYDSSLTFRHSCRQAVCGSDALFVNGRQRLGCKTQLSDLEDPVRIEPLPHQEVVKDLVVDMEHFYDQMEAVEPYFDADELPEDSLEEQRQTRENREKVKMSTRCIWCGACMSSCNIAAGDNEYLGPAAINKAYRFAMDEREGENRKQERLRIIEQEHGVWRCQTQFSCTEVCPKDIPLTEHIQELKREAVKNNLKFW, from the coding sequence ATGAGTACACAGATAGAACAACAGGAGACCGAGACGGAAGAACAGGAGGCCGAACCAGAGGTGGAGTCGCCGGGCGACCGCCGCCGGGCGGCGAAACGACAACGACAGACCGAACGGGACATCCAGCGTGAGACGGAGGAGGAGACGCTGGACGACGAGGAGACGGTCACCCTGAAAGTGTTCCGCTACGACCCCGAAGTCGAGGGGAAGCAGGAACCGCGATTCGACGACTTCGCCGTCCCCTTCCACAAGGGGATGACCGTGCTCGACGCGCTTATCTACGCCCGGGACCGCTACGACTCCTCGCTCACGTTCCGCCACTCCTGCCGACAGGCGGTGTGTGGTTCGGACGCGCTGTTCGTCAACGGCAGGCAGCGACTCGGTTGTAAGACCCAGCTATCGGACCTGGAGGACCCGGTCCGCATCGAACCGCTCCCCCACCAAGAGGTCGTCAAGGACCTCGTCGTGGACATGGAGCACTTCTACGACCAGATGGAGGCCGTCGAACCGTACTTCGACGCCGACGAACTCCCCGAGGACAGCCTCGAAGAGCAGCGCCAGACCCGAGAGAACCGCGAGAAAGTGAAGATGTCGACGCGGTGTATCTGGTGCGGCGCGTGCATGTCCTCGTGTAACATCGCGGCCGGGGACAACGAGTACCTCGGCCCGGCCGCCATCAACAAGGCCTACCGGTTCGCGATGGACGAGCGCGAAGGCGAGAACCGCAAGCAAGAACGCCTCCGCATCATCGAGCAGGAACACGGCGTCTGGCGGTGCCAGACCCAGTTCTCCTGTACTGAAGTGTGCCCGAAGGACATCCCCCTGACCGAGCACATCCAAGAGTTGAAGCGCGAAGCGGTGAAGAACAACCTCAAGTTCTGGTAG
- a CDS encoding FAD-binding protein, with protein MYEHDVIVVGAGGAGLRAAIAADEEGADVALVTKLHPVRSHTGAAEGGINASLREGDSWDLHAYDTMKGSDYLGDAPAIDTFAKTAPEEVIQLEHWGMPFSREDDGRVSQRPFGGMSFPRTTYAGAETGHHLLHTMYEQAVKRGIEVYDEWYVTNLAVTDHDDPEDRECHGCVAYDIKSGKIEGFRAKGGVILATGGLGQAFDHTTNAVANTGDGCAMAYRAGVPMEDMEMIQFHPTTLPSTGVLISEGVRGEGGILYNDDEERFMFEYGYANNDGELASRDVVSRAELTEVNEGRGIEDEYVDLDMRHLGEERILDRLENILHLAEDFEGVDGLDEPMPVKPGQHYAMGGVECDENGETCIEGLYAAGETACVSLHGANRLGGNALPELLVFGARAGYHAAGKDMKTAEIQTGPSAKSEDGDVQPPVAPGAVDAGDEDVAADGAAVEPTGVIENAVEREQDRVETLLEDDGINHAEVRADVQETMTQNVNVFREEESLKTALRDLRTAREEYEHVAVADPSRTYNTDLIHTIETRNILDVAEAITLGALAREEFRGAHWRAEFQERRDEEWIKHTMLAWNEGTPELYYKPVILEGDEETYEPKERSY; from the coding sequence ATGTACGAACACGACGTTATCGTGGTCGGCGCGGGTGGCGCTGGCCTCCGTGCGGCTATCGCAGCGGACGAAGAGGGCGCAGACGTCGCCCTCGTGACGAAACTCCATCCGGTCCGCAGTCACACGGGCGCGGCAGAGGGAGGCATCAACGCCTCGCTCCGGGAGGGCGACTCCTGGGACCTGCACGCCTACGACACGATGAAAGGCTCCGACTACCTCGGGGACGCCCCGGCGATAGACACCTTCGCCAAGACGGCCCCCGAGGAAGTCATCCAACTCGAACACTGGGGGATGCCGTTCTCCCGCGAGGACGACGGCCGCGTCTCCCAGCGCCCCTTCGGCGGGATGTCGTTCCCCCGGACCACGTACGCGGGCGCTGAGACCGGACACCACCTCCTGCACACGATGTACGAGCAGGCGGTCAAGCGCGGCATCGAAGTGTACGACGAGTGGTACGTCACCAACCTCGCGGTGACCGACCACGACGACCCAGAAGACCGGGAATGTCACGGCTGTGTCGCCTACGACATCAAGTCCGGCAAGATAGAGGGCTTCCGCGCGAAGGGCGGCGTCATCCTCGCGACGGGCGGCCTCGGGCAGGCCTTCGACCACACGACCAACGCCGTCGCCAACACTGGCGACGGATGCGCGATGGCCTACCGCGCCGGCGTTCCGATGGAGGACATGGAGATGATTCAGTTCCACCCGACGACGCTCCCGTCGACGGGCGTGCTCATCTCCGAGGGTGTCCGCGGTGAGGGCGGCATCCTCTACAACGACGACGAGGAGCGGTTCATGTTCGAGTACGGCTACGCGAACAACGACGGCGAACTCGCCTCTCGTGACGTGGTCTCCCGCGCGGAACTCACCGAGGTCAACGAGGGCCGCGGTATCGAGGACGAGTACGTCGACCTGGACATGCGCCACCTCGGCGAGGAGCGCATCCTCGACCGACTGGAGAACATCCTCCACCTCGCGGAGGACTTCGAGGGCGTCGACGGCCTCGACGAACCGATGCCGGTCAAGCCCGGCCAGCACTACGCCATGGGCGGCGTCGAGTGCGACGAGAACGGTGAGACCTGTATCGAGGGCCTCTACGCCGCTGGCGAGACGGCCTGCGTCTCCCTCCACGGCGCGAACCGCCTCGGCGGGAACGCCCTGCCCGAACTGCTCGTCTTCGGCGCGCGCGCCGGGTACCACGCCGCTGGCAAGGACATGAAGACCGCGGAGATTCAGACCGGGCCGTCCGCCAAGAGCGAGGACGGGGACGTGCAACCGCCCGTCGCGCCCGGCGCTGTCGACGCGGGCGACGAAGACGTGGCCGCCGACGGCGCGGCCGTCGAACCCACCGGCGTCATCGAGAACGCCGTCGAACGGGAGCAAGACCGCGTCGAGACGTTGCTGGAAGACGACGGCATCAACCACGCCGAAGTCCGGGCCGACGTGCAGGAGACGATGACCCAGAACGTCAACGTCTTCCGGGAAGAAGAGAGCCTGAAGACGGCTCTCCGTGACCTCCGGACCGCCCGCGAGGAGTACGAACACGTCGCCGTCGCCGACCCGTCGCGCACCTACAACACGGACCTCATCCACACCATCGAGACGCGCAACATCCTCGACGTGGCCGAGGCCATCACGCTCGGTGCGCTGGCCCGCGAGGAGTTCCGCGGCGCGCACTGGCGCGCGGAGTTCCAGGAGCGCCGCGACGAGGAGTGGATTAAGCACACGATGCTCGCGTGGAACGAGGGCACGCCGGAACTGTACTACAAGCCGGTCATCCTCGAAGGCGACGAGGAGACGTACGAACCGAAAGAGCGGAGCTACTGA
- a CDS encoding 5'-deoxyadenosine deaminase encodes MLVSGTVVADSETVVEDGAVVTADGKIAFVGAASAAREAYPDHERRRVDIVAPGLVGGHVHSVQSLGRGIADDVPLLEWLEDHVLPMEAALDAESTRVAAALGYLECLESGVTTVVDHLTVDHASEAFEAAGEVGIRGLLGKVLMDRDAPEGLLEPADAALEESERLIERYHGAFDDRLRYAVTPRFALSCSETLLRGARALADEHPGVRIHTHASENRDEVAEVTARTGMRNIEWLDEVGLTGPDVTLAHCVWTEDAEREILAETNTCVTHCPSANMKLASGVAPVPDYLDRGITVALGNDGPPCNNTLDAFTEMRQAALLQSVDRLDATALSAPTVFEMATRNGARAAGFDDIGALRPGFRADLVGLTTEVSRATPIHDPISHLVYGAHGDDVEFTMVDGDVVYADGEHRTVDAAAIRRRARELATQFQPE; translated from the coding sequence ATGCTGGTTTCGGGAACTGTCGTCGCCGATAGCGAGACGGTCGTCGAAGACGGGGCCGTCGTGACTGCCGACGGAAAAATCGCGTTCGTCGGAGCGGCGAGTGCGGCGAGAGAGGCGTACCCGGACCACGAACGCCGCCGTGTCGACATCGTGGCCCCGGGACTGGTCGGCGGACACGTCCACAGCGTCCAGAGCCTCGGCCGTGGTATCGCCGACGACGTGCCCTTACTGGAGTGGTTAGAAGACCACGTCCTGCCGATGGAGGCCGCTCTCGACGCGGAGTCGACGCGCGTCGCCGCGGCGCTCGGCTATCTGGAGTGTCTCGAAAGCGGCGTCACTACCGTCGTCGACCACCTCACCGTCGACCACGCGAGCGAGGCGTTCGAGGCCGCTGGCGAGGTGGGCATCCGCGGTCTCCTCGGAAAGGTGTTGATGGACCGCGACGCCCCCGAGGGTTTGCTCGAACCAGCGGACGCGGCCCTCGAAGAGTCCGAGCGCCTCATCGAGCGGTATCACGGCGCGTTCGACGACCGTCTCCGATACGCGGTGACGCCGCGATTCGCCCTCAGTTGCTCGGAAACACTACTCCGCGGGGCCCGCGCCCTCGCCGACGAACATCCCGGGGTCCGAATCCACACGCACGCGAGCGAGAACCGCGACGAAGTCGCGGAGGTGACAGCGCGGACCGGAATGCGAAACATCGAATGGCTCGACGAGGTGGGCCTGACCGGTCCGGACGTGACGCTCGCCCACTGCGTTTGGACCGAAGACGCAGAGCGTGAGATACTGGCCGAAACGAATACCTGCGTCACGCACTGCCCGTCGGCGAACATGAAACTCGCCAGCGGCGTCGCACCCGTCCCGGACTATCTGGACCGCGGTATCACCGTCGCCCTTGGCAACGACGGCCCGCCCTGCAACAACACGCTGGACGCCTTCACGGAGATGCGACAGGCCGCCCTGCTCCAGTCGGTCGACCGACTCGACGCGACAGCGCTCTCGGCCCCGACGGTGTTCGAGATGGCGACCCGCAACGGTGCGCGGGCCGCCGGATTCGACGACATCGGCGCATTGCGACCGGGTTTCAGAGCCGACCTCGTCGGCCTGACGACCGAGGTGTCACGGGCGACGCCGATTCACGACCCCATCTCACACCTCGTCTACGGTGCCCACGGCGACGACGTGGAGTTCACGATGGTCGACGGCGACGTGGTGTACGCCGACGGCGAACACCGAACCGTCGACGCCGCCGCCATTCGCCGTAGAGCGCGCGAACTGGCGACCCAGTTCCAGCCCGAGTGA
- a CDS encoding helix-turn-helix domain-containing protein, whose amino-acid sequence MAKYSTGSGGDSAGGNCELCGADGGDLQTATVAGATLQVCRDCANNHGENTQSQSSDSSRDDRDRARRAAQNTARLQDSQTPDASHWEDGAEYDGDQLPYLVKDYGTRVTKARQEEGLQTSELAEELELDESDVLAVEQGRATQANVGGSTIAVLEDYLDIELADGR is encoded by the coding sequence ATGGCGAAATACTCGACCGGCAGTGGGGGTGACAGCGCCGGCGGGAACTGCGAACTCTGTGGCGCTGACGGTGGCGACCTCCAGACCGCTACCGTCGCGGGCGCGACCCTGCAGGTGTGTCGCGACTGCGCGAACAACCACGGCGAGAACACGCAGTCACAGAGCAGTGACAGTTCTCGCGACGACCGGGACCGCGCGCGACGGGCGGCACAGAACACGGCGCGGCTACAGGACTCGCAGACCCCCGACGCCTCCCACTGGGAGGACGGCGCGGAGTACGACGGCGACCAACTCCCCTACCTCGTGAAGGATTACGGGACGCGCGTCACGAAGGCCCGGCAGGAGGAAGGTCTCCAGACGAGCGAACTCGCCGAGGAACTGGAGTTGGACGAGAGCGACGTTCTCGCCGTCGAGCAGGGGCGGGCGACGCAGGCCAACGTCGGCGGGTCGACCATCGCCGTCCTCGAAGACTACCTCGACATCGAACTCGCGGACGGTCGCTGA
- a CDS encoding acyl-CoA dehydrogenase family protein, whose product MDFSPEQRAIKETVREFAAEEIRPGTREADRDEVFPEGVWDALAEMDLTGLTTPAEYGGFDADSRTYAIVNEELAYGSLAVATALSVHCLATSCIAEFADEAVREEWLPEMVDGRPVGAFALSEPQAGSNPRAMTTVAREDGNEYVLDGEKQWITNGARSGVVVVFAKTDRDDADSITQFLVPKDSEGLTVGDPEDKLGLRASDTTPLTFDGVRIPERYRLTEVGEGLAAALSILNGGRVAIAAQAVGLAQSALDESLAYASEREQFDRPIADIQTIRHKLAEMATTVQAGRLLTWDAAGRMDRGEDARQAASMAKYFASEGAVDVANEAVQIHGGYGYTTEYPVERLYRDAKVTTIYEGTTEIQKNVIARSLLD is encoded by the coding sequence ATGGACTTCTCGCCCGAGCAGCGAGCCATCAAGGAGACGGTCAGGGAGTTCGCGGCCGAGGAAATCCGGCCGGGGACGCGCGAGGCGGACCGCGACGAAGTGTTTCCCGAGGGCGTCTGGGACGCTCTCGCAGAGATGGACCTCACGGGCCTGACGACCCCCGCCGAGTACGGCGGGTTCGACGCGGATTCGCGCACGTACGCTATCGTCAACGAGGAACTCGCCTACGGGTCGCTGGCCGTCGCCACCGCGCTGTCGGTCCACTGTCTGGCGACCTCCTGTATCGCGGAGTTCGCCGACGAGGCGGTCCGCGAGGAGTGGCTTCCCGAGATGGTCGACGGCCGCCCGGTCGGCGCGTTCGCACTCTCGGAACCGCAGGCCGGGTCGAACCCGCGCGCGATGACCACCGTGGCCCGGGAAGACGGGAACGAATACGTCCTCGACGGCGAGAAGCAGTGGATAACCAACGGCGCTCGCTCGGGCGTCGTCGTCGTGTTCGCGAAGACGGACCGCGACGACGCCGACTCGATAACCCAGTTCCTCGTCCCGAAAGACAGCGAAGGGCTGACCGTCGGGGACCCGGAGGACAAACTCGGCCTCCGCGCCAGCGATACGACGCCGCTCACGTTCGACGGGGTCCGCATCCCCGAACGGTATCGACTCACCGAGGTCGGTGAGGGGTTGGCCGCCGCGCTGTCGATTCTCAACGGAGGCCGGGTCGCCATCGCGGCCCAAGCCGTCGGCCTCGCCCAATCCGCGCTCGACGAATCGCTGGCCTACGCCAGCGAACGGGAGCAGTTCGACCGCCCCATCGCGGACATCCAGACGATTCGGCACAAACTCGCCGAGATGGCGACGACCGTACAGGCGGGTCGACTGCTCACGTGGGATGCCGCGGGTCGGATGGACCGGGGCGAAGACGCTCGGCAAGCGGCGAGCATGGCGAAGTACTTCGCCAGCGAAGGAGCGGTCGACGTGGCCAACGAGGCCGTCCAGATTCACGGCGGCTACGGCTACACGACCGAGTATCCCGTCGAGCGCCTGTACCGCGACGCGAAGGTGACGACCATCTACGAGGGAACCACGGAGATACAGAAGAACGTCATCGCTCGGTCGCTCCTCGACTGA